The following proteins are encoded in a genomic region of Sulfurospirillum arsenophilum NBRC 109478:
- a CDS encoding NADH-quinone oxidoreductase subunit C has translation MMRSYSDKQNVQKKPYYSDRFWVAPQISKEAVESDEIFANDLAVLKAKFEIKEAYIQKGQLVVYIDPKDNVNVLQTLRDELSYNFLSEHSAIDWLAKRGEFEIFYQLLSTSKHKRLRVKCFIKEKEILKSVTGLYNSANWAEREMYDMFGVIISGHPYMKRLLMPDDWYDHPLRKTYPLHGDEVAQWYEIDKIFGKEYRDIIGPEERDSARVDVSDTYRFAHINHEVPFGAPASSEKTITDYQEEGGVFIVKKLKKEDAKILKERY, from the coding sequence ATGATGAGAAGTTACAGCGATAAACAAAATGTTCAAAAAAAGCCTTATTACAGCGACCGTTTTTGGGTAGCTCCACAAATTTCTAAAGAAGCCGTGGAGAGCGATGAAATTTTTGCAAACGATTTAGCTGTTTTGAAAGCAAAATTTGAGATTAAAGAAGCATATATTCAAAAAGGGCAATTGGTTGTTTATATAGACCCAAAAGATAATGTGAATGTGTTGCAAACGCTTAGGGATGAACTCTCTTATAACTTTTTAAGCGAACACAGTGCGATTGATTGGTTGGCAAAACGTGGTGAATTTGAAATTTTTTACCAACTGCTTTCGACTTCTAAACATAAACGTCTTCGTGTGAAATGTTTCATCAAAGAGAAAGAAATACTTAAAAGTGTGACAGGCCTTTACAACAGTGCAAACTGGGCAGAACGTGAAATGTATGATATGTTCGGTGTCATCATCAGCGGACATCCGTATATGAAACGTCTTCTAATGCCCGATGACTGGTATGATCATCCCCTTCGTAAAACCTATCCGCTCCATGGTGATGAGGTTGCTCAATGGTATGAAATCGATAAGATTTTTGGCAAAGAGTACCGCGATATCATAGGACCTGAAGAGAGAGACAGTGCGCGTGTTGATGTGAGTGATACCTATCGTTTTGCACATATTAACCATGAAGTTCCTTTTGGAGCACCTGCAAGCAGTGAAAAAACAATCACCGATTACCAAGAAGAGGGTGGTGTATTTATCGTGAAAAAACTCAAAAAAGAAGATGCTAAAATCTTGAAAGAGAGATACTAA
- the nuoD gene encoding NADH dehydrogenase (quinone) subunit D, with amino-acid sequence MQKVNRLKPFFENVVFEREDNHMIVNFGPQHPSSHGQLRLILELDGEKVSKATPDIGYLHRGMEKMAENMIYNEFLPTTDRMDYIAASANNYGFALAVETLIGLEVPRRAKVIRMMLLELNRISSHLFWLATHALDVGAMTIFLYAFREREYTLDLIEDYCGARLTHSSVRIGGVPLDLPKGWIEGLNKFINHLPIDIADYEGLLDQNRIWKMRLEDVGVVTPEQAQSWGCSGPMLRGSGIAWDIRKEEPYELYDEVEFDVPVSTTCDSYGRYKLHMEEMRQSVRILKQLIPMYAQTSPEIIAHAPSYVSAPKEQIMTQNYSLMQHFVLVTQGMRPPVGEVYVATESPKGELGFYINSQGDPYPYRLKLRTPSFFHTAFLQELLVGEYLADVVAIIGNANIVFGEIDR; translated from the coding sequence ATGCAAAAAGTCAACAGACTTAAACCCTTTTTTGAAAATGTGGTCTTTGAACGTGAAGACAACCACATGATCGTTAACTTTGGACCACAGCATCCTAGTTCTCATGGACAGTTACGTCTGATTTTGGAACTTGATGGTGAGAAGGTTAGCAAAGCAACCCCTGATATCGGTTATTTGCACCGTGGTATGGAAAAAATGGCTGAGAATATGATCTACAATGAGTTCTTGCCAACGACTGATAGAATGGATTACATCGCTGCGAGTGCAAACAACTACGGTTTTGCTTTAGCGGTTGAGACACTCATCGGTCTTGAAGTTCCAAGACGTGCCAAAGTGATTCGTATGATGCTTTTAGAGCTTAACCGCATCTCTTCACACCTTTTCTGGCTTGCAACGCACGCACTTGACGTTGGAGCGATGACCATTTTCCTTTATGCGTTTAGAGAAAGAGAATACACGCTTGATTTGATTGAGGATTATTGTGGAGCACGTTTAACACACTCTTCGGTGAGAATTGGTGGTGTGCCTCTTGATCTCCCAAAAGGGTGGATTGAAGGACTCAATAAATTTATCAATCATCTACCGATTGACATTGCAGATTACGAGGGTTTACTAGATCAAAATCGTATCTGGAAAATGCGTTTGGAAGATGTGGGTGTGGTAACGCCTGAGCAAGCGCAAAGTTGGGGATGTAGTGGTCCGATGCTAAGAGGTTCGGGCATTGCGTGGGATATTCGTAAAGAAGAGCCGTATGAACTCTATGATGAAGTTGAGTTTGATGTCCCCGTCAGTACCACCTGCGATAGTTACGGAAGGTATAAACTGCATATGGAAGAGATGCGCCAAAGCGTTCGCATCCTCAAACAACTCATTCCAATGTATGCGCAAACTTCTCCAGAGATTATCGCGCATGCACCAAGTTATGTGTCCGCTCCCAAAGAGCAGATTATGACGCAAAACTACTCGTTGATGCAACATTTTGTACTGGTAACGCAAGGTATGCGACCACCCGTAGGTGAAGTGTATGTTGCAACTGAATCACCCAAAGGTGAGCTTGGTTTTTACATCAACTCCCAAGGTGATCCATACCCGTATAGACTCAAGCTAAGAACACCAAGTTTCTTCCACACTGCTTTCTTACAAGAGTTGTTAGTGGGTGAATATCTTGCCGACGTTGTTGCGATCATTGGTAACGCAAACATCGTCTTTGGCGAAATTGACAGATAG
- a CDS encoding NADH-ubiquinone oxidoreductase subunit E family protein → MQRYDLRHLNDDFYGRMLEIIDETALGEVSIFMFEIGDFSPIQKSADVIKEAGWTLMNSLKFNETDWTIVVKKVKSEVA, encoded by the coding sequence ATGCAACGTTATGATTTACGCCATTTAAACGATGATTTTTACGGACGTATGCTTGAGATCATTGATGAAACGGCTTTAGGTGAAGTTTCTATCTTTATGTTTGAGATCGGTGATTTTTCTCCTATTCAAAAAAGTGCAGACGTTATCAAAGAAGCGGGTTGGACATTGATGAACTCTTTGAAGTTTAATGAAACAGACTGGACGATTGTCGTTAAAAAAGTGAAAAGTGAAGTAGCGTGA
- a CDS encoding NADH-quinone oxidoreductase subunit G, producing the protein MSDVLITIDGKQCTTQEGEYVLGVARRNDIFIPALCYVTNCSPTLACRLCLVDIDGKRAYSCNARAKEGMSVITKTEEIEKERRAIMEIYDINHPLECGVCDQSGECELQNYTLEMGVDAQHHCIADTHRPTKNWGAIHYDSSLCIVCERCVTVCKDMIGESALKTVPRGGTELDKAWKDKTEKDAYAMWNKLQKSIIGVASGAETLDCTQCGECTAVCPVGALVGSDFQYTSNAWELKKIPASNPHSSDCSLIYYDVKHTSISNPEPKIYRVSSDHNYAPLHAAARYGFDFQNDVTCKDESAFAKAVELLKSKVDTIVFDSYITNEEALILQKLKEKFGYKLVNVDAKAYQNFLKNFASTAGVSLYSGDLESVRSSNFVVSFGTAIKTDSPNAGYAMNNAIGMNKGAGLYFHPVADPIVSAYSKNLLSITHKIGAEEAIAYLLLDLFGDKEAMPKSVVEYLATFHSIQKKTIHESVKEEVKEMVKDEESGEEKEVVKTIEKMVDKEIEIDTNALLELIGADADLVEKITKLLDKKDSFSLIAGEDLYTHPRAQNIAKLLGLIERFTAFKLVIIPSRTNTLGVSLICDLDDAKGNFSLGYNVKGDFTLSALGKGDLAMPALNQQEGTFTSMNKRVVPTNAALSFKGYCLNDIANALGLEAEWTIDYTPYLPNEKGFLAEKFDNLPNRYENDGTENRGYMLASQSHTCNDDVEPIASFTCKEGDVVYRANPVHQFSTFTNKAHQLNEAGALYASTAFLEAKNLHDGSVVTVENEAGAKLVIAVKEEKMIDGMIAYLPTFDTKIDTVPFFKDGYRFAHVVLKGVEHV; encoded by the coding sequence ATGAGCGATGTTTTAATAACCATAGATGGAAAACAGTGTACCACCCAAGAGGGTGAATACGTTTTAGGCGTTGCGCGCAGAAATGATATTTTTATCCCCGCGCTCTGTTACGTGACCAATTGTTCACCAACCCTTGCGTGTCGTTTGTGTTTGGTGGATATTGATGGTAAAAGGGCGTATAGCTGCAACGCACGTGCTAAAGAAGGCATGAGCGTCATCACCAAAACGGAAGAGATCGAAAAAGAGCGCAGAGCGATTATGGAGATCTATGATATCAACCATCCTTTAGAGTGTGGTGTGTGCGATCAAAGTGGTGAGTGTGAACTGCAAAACTATACCCTTGAAATGGGTGTCGATGCGCAACATCACTGCATCGCTGATACGCATCGTCCGACCAAAAATTGGGGTGCGATTCATTATGACTCTTCTTTATGTATCGTCTGTGAGCGTTGTGTCACTGTCTGTAAAGACATGATCGGCGAATCAGCACTTAAAACCGTCCCTCGCGGTGGGACAGAGCTTGATAAAGCATGGAAAGATAAAACCGAAAAAGACGCGTATGCGATGTGGAATAAACTCCAAAAATCCATCATCGGCGTTGCCAGTGGAGCTGAAACACTTGACTGTACGCAGTGCGGTGAGTGTACAGCGGTTTGTCCTGTGGGCGCACTTGTAGGCTCAGACTTCCAATACACTTCCAATGCATGGGAACTTAAAAAAATCCCAGCATCCAATCCACACAGCTCAGATTGTTCACTTATCTATTATGATGTCAAACACACCAGCATTAGCAATCCTGAGCCTAAAATTTACCGTGTGAGTAGCGATCATAACTACGCGCCACTTCATGCGGCAGCTCGTTATGGTTTTGACTTCCAAAACGACGTTACATGTAAAGATGAGAGTGCTTTTGCAAAAGCGGTTGAACTGCTTAAATCCAAAGTTGACACCATTGTTTTTGACAGTTATATTACCAATGAAGAAGCGTTGATTTTACAAAAACTCAAAGAGAAATTTGGTTATAAGCTAGTCAATGTTGATGCCAAAGCGTACCAAAATTTCCTCAAAAATTTTGCAAGCACAGCGGGAGTAAGCCTTTACAGTGGCGACTTAGAGAGCGTTCGCTCAAGTAATTTTGTGGTTAGTTTTGGTACTGCCATTAAAACCGATAGCCCTAATGCGGGTTATGCAATGAATAATGCTATTGGTATGAACAAAGGTGCGGGACTCTATTTCCATCCAGTGGCAGATCCAATCGTTTCTGCTTACTCTAAAAACTTACTCAGTATCACCCATAAGATTGGCGCTGAAGAAGCCATTGCTTACCTCTTACTTGATCTTTTTGGCGATAAAGAGGCGATGCCAAAAAGTGTTGTAGAGTACTTGGCAACTTTCCACAGTATCCAGAAAAAAACCATCCACGAGAGCGTTAAAGAAGAAGTTAAAGAGATGGTGAAAGACGAAGAGAGTGGCGAAGAGAAAGAGGTTGTTAAAACGATTGAAAAGATGGTGGATAAAGAGATCGAAATCGACACCAACGCTCTGCTTGAACTCATCGGTGCAGACGCAGATTTGGTAGAGAAAATCACCAAACTTTTGGATAAAAAAGATAGCTTTAGTTTAATTGCAGGTGAAGATCTTTACACGCATCCAAGAGCTCAAAATATCGCGAAACTTTTAGGTTTGATTGAGCGATTTACCGCGTTTAAACTGGTCATCATCCCATCACGCACCAACACATTAGGTGTTTCACTCATCTGTGATCTCGATGATGCAAAAGGAAACTTTAGCTTAGGTTATAACGTTAAAGGTGACTTTACGCTCAGCGCACTGGGTAAGGGTGATTTGGCGATGCCAGCTCTTAATCAACAAGAAGGAACATTTACGTCGATGAACAAACGGGTCGTTCCAACTAACGCTGCGCTTTCGTTTAAAGGCTATTGCCTCAATGACATCGCCAACGCGCTTGGACTGGAAGCGGAGTGGACGATTGATTATACGCCGTATTTACCGAATGAAAAAGGATTTCTTGCCGAGAAATTTGATAACTTACCGAATCGTTATGAAAACGATGGCACTGAAAATCGTGGCTATATGCTTGCTTCTCAAAGCCATACATGTAATGATGACGTTGAACCAATTGCAAGCTTTACATGTAAAGAGGGCGATGTGGTTTACAGAGCCAATCCTGTACATCAATTTAGCACCTTTACCAACAAAGCGCATCAGTTAAATGAAGCGGGCGCACTTTATGCATCAACGGCTTTTTTAGAAGCTAAAAATCTTCACGATGGCTCTGTTGTCACTGTAGAAAATGAAGCGGGTGCGAAATTGGTGATTGCGGTTAAAGAAGAAAAAATGATTGATGGCATGATTGCCTACCTTCCGACATTTGATACTAAAATTGATACCGTGCCATTCTTTAAAGATGGCTACCGATTTGCTCACGTAGTGCTTAAAGGAGTTGAACATGTTTGA